One genomic segment of Emcibacter sp. SYSU 3D8 includes these proteins:
- the rfbF gene encoding glucose-1-phosphate cytidylyltransferase, whose protein sequence is MKAVILAGGRGSRLSEETDARPKPMIEIGGRPILWHIMKIYEQAGVRDFIICLGYKGALIKEYFFNYALRESDVTIDLRSGLTVHRNEAEDWRITLVDTGLDTQTGGRLRRVRSYLGDDELFCMTYGDAVADIDIAREIAFHRNHGKQATVAAVTPIARFGALNIKGDRVERFEEKPSGEGGLINGGYFVLSPGVLDLIPGDGTYWEHEPMEALARQGDLMAWRHAGFWQPMDTLRDLRHLEQLWDSGAAPWHTWRKTP, encoded by the coding sequence ATCAAGGCCGTGATCCTGGCCGGCGGGCGCGGCTCGCGGCTCAGCGAGGAGACCGACGCCAGGCCCAAGCCCATGATCGAGATCGGCGGCAGGCCGATCCTGTGGCACATCATGAAGATCTACGAACAGGCCGGTGTGCGCGATTTCATCATCTGCCTGGGCTACAAGGGCGCGCTGATCAAGGAATACTTCTTCAATTATGCGCTGCGCGAAAGCGATGTGACCATCGACCTGCGCTCGGGCCTGACCGTGCACCGGAACGAGGCCGAGGACTGGCGGATCACGCTGGTCGATACCGGCCTGGACACGCAGACCGGCGGCCGGTTGCGCCGTGTCCGGTCCTATCTGGGCGATGACGAACTGTTCTGCATGACCTATGGCGACGCGGTCGCCGATATCGACATCGCCCGCGAGATCGCCTTCCACCGCAATCACGGCAAGCAGGCGACCGTCGCGGCGGTGACGCCGATCGCCCGCTTCGGCGCGCTGAACATCAAGGGCGACCGGGTCGAGCGCTTCGAGGAAAAACCCAGCGGCGAAGGCGGCCTGATCAACGGCGGCTATTTCGTGCTGTCGCCCGGCGTGCTGGACCTGATCCCGGGCGACGGCACCTATTGGGAGCACGAGCCCATGGAGGCGCTGGCGCGCCAGGGCGACCTGATGGCCTGGCGGCACGCCGGCTTCTGGCAGCCCATGGACACGCTGCGCGACCTGCGCCACCTGGAGCAGCTGTGGGACAGCGGCGCGGCGCCGTGGCACACATGGCGCAAGACGCCGTGA
- a CDS encoding class I SAM-dependent methyltransferase translates to MPFVAHRVFGWVPVEIDDSWGLRTIPNGHAYSICNSLCCEECGMLFLDIRFTDTEMEALYRGYRQEEYTALREHYEPGYRARNDALNAGDAHIPHVEAFLSPFLANRLRVLDWGGDTGINTPFRDRAELFHVHDISAKAVVAGATSVDLETARLIGYDLIVCSNVLEHIPWPLDLLAQITACMGDATILYIEVPHEELVRLHGGQGDLCTRKRHWHEHINFFGRKSLMRMLEVAGLEILRLEELADDVDHIMPCQLMVACRLSAVDSKS, encoded by the coding sequence ATGCCGTTTGTCGCGCACCGGGTTTTCGGCTGGGTGCCGGTGGAGATCGACGACAGCTGGGGGCTGCGCACGATCCCCAACGGCCATGCATATTCGATCTGCAATTCGCTTTGCTGTGAAGAGTGCGGGATGCTGTTCCTCGACATCCGCTTCACCGACACCGAGATGGAGGCGCTCTATCGCGGCTACCGGCAGGAGGAGTACACCGCGCTACGCGAGCATTACGAACCTGGCTACCGCGCGCGCAATGACGCGCTCAACGCGGGTGACGCCCACATTCCCCATGTCGAGGCGTTCCTGTCTCCATTTCTCGCCAATCGCCTTCGCGTGCTGGACTGGGGCGGCGACACCGGCATCAACACGCCCTTCAGGGACAGGGCGGAGCTGTTCCACGTCCATGACATCAGCGCGAAGGCCGTGGTTGCGGGGGCGACGAGCGTGGACCTGGAAACCGCGCGCTTGATCGGCTACGACCTGATCGTCTGCAGCAATGTGCTGGAGCACATTCCCTGGCCTCTGGACCTTCTCGCCCAGATCACCGCCTGCATGGGCGACGCGACAATCCTCTACATCGAGGTGCCGCACGAGGAGTTGGTCAGGCTCCACGGCGGGCAGGGCGATCTCTGTACGAGGAAGCGGCACTGGCATGAGCACATCAATTTCTTTGGCAGGAAATCGCTGATGAGGATGCTCGAAGTGGCAGGCTTGGAGATTCTCAGGCTTGAAGAACTGGCTGATGACGTAGATCATATTATGCCGTGCCAGTTAATGGTGGCATGCAGGCTCTCGGCTGTAGACTCTAAATCTTGA
- a CDS encoding TylF/MycF/NovP-related O-methyltransferase, translated as MKPLETIDTSRLPWVSIAKQLVPPILWGLLYKWLIVRNIPQSELYKPHYSPWLNHEFQELYAHVSNHTLVSVQSCWTLHQLLAQSLNVPGDVIEAGVFKGGTARLLQLGLQPGRRLFLLDSFEGMKHVSDNDRHKAGDFSDTSLESVRSFLGNDPSIRFIKGWIPKTFEKVDSNNFCFAHIDLDLYQITSDLLHFIYPRLVSGGIIVLDDYGYASCPGAREAVDEFFSDKPERILTMTTAQAIIIKV; from the coding sequence ATGAAGCCGCTTGAGACCATAGACACGAGCCGCCTTCCATGGGTATCCATAGCCAAGCAGCTTGTTCCCCCTATACTATGGGGATTATTATACAAATGGCTGATTGTCAGAAATATTCCACAATCTGAATTATACAAACCCCATTACTCGCCTTGGCTGAATCATGAATTTCAAGAATTGTACGCGCATGTTTCGAATCATACCTTGGTTTCCGTGCAGAGCTGCTGGACACTTCACCAACTTCTTGCTCAATCTCTGAACGTTCCAGGCGACGTCATAGAGGCAGGCGTTTTCAAGGGCGGCACTGCGCGCTTGCTGCAACTGGGTCTGCAGCCGGGGCGGAGATTATTTCTATTGGATTCATTCGAGGGCATGAAACACGTCTCGGACAATGATCGACATAAGGCCGGTGACTTTTCCGATACGTCGCTTGAATCGGTACGCTCCTTCCTTGGAAACGATCCGTCCATACGTTTCATTAAAGGCTGGATTCCTAAAACATTCGAGAAAGTAGACAGTAATAATTTTTGCTTTGCCCACATTGATCTAGATTTATACCAAATCACTTCGGATTTATTACATTTTATCTATCCGCGTCTAGTCTCGGGCGGCATAATAGTCTTGGATGATTATGGATACGCATCGTGTCCCGGCGCACGGGAGGCCGTTGACGAGTTTTTTTCTGATAAGCCTGAACGCATACTGACGATGACGACCGCTCAAGCAATTATTATTAAGGTCTGA
- a CDS encoding class I SAM-dependent methyltransferase, producing the protein MTAAAHHQCMVCGGETVSIVTTAIGERAYCRNCFHGWRLEAPSFEYSTVAMCSMVTTLERQESQAAFIAPFLNSEPRILEIGCAGGELAATLRRAFPGCWYEAVEPSPMAEKAMNHVDRLHTRPLDRLLADREVGDNFDLIVMSHLLEHLPDPQGVIQSLSGLLSPGGTLFLEVPNRSGHRGLPLDDNISHLHFFSPSSLLRLLSNGGFEAQAVATGARLDARYADSLRIMARRFAPPQPDRTLLSADPAFAHEGSIVVWGAGSVALEVLANFLDPAKIDFFIDKNPAKYGSMCLGKLVKAPAALGSTPRTILIASVDFGEEISREILRLYPDAGHRLILVSEILDRGLDGIKR; encoded by the coding sequence ATGACCGCCGCAGCCCATCATCAGTGCATGGTTTGCGGCGGTGAGACTGTGTCCATCGTGACGACGGCTATTGGCGAGCGGGCCTATTGCCGGAACTGTTTTCATGGATGGCGGCTCGAAGCACCATCATTTGAATATTCGACGGTCGCCATGTGCTCGATGGTCACCACGCTCGAGCGGCAAGAGTCCCAGGCTGCATTCATCGCGCCATTCCTGAATTCTGAACCACGGATACTGGAAATCGGCTGCGCCGGCGGTGAGCTTGCCGCGACGCTGCGCCGCGCTTTTCCCGGGTGCTGGTACGAAGCTGTCGAGCCGTCGCCGATGGCGGAAAAGGCCATGAATCATGTCGATCGCCTTCATACCCGGCCGCTGGATCGCCTTCTGGCAGATCGCGAGGTGGGCGACAATTTCGACCTGATCGTGATGTCGCACCTGCTGGAGCACCTGCCTGATCCGCAGGGCGTTATCCAGTCGCTGTCAGGCCTGCTTTCCCCCGGCGGCACGCTTTTCCTGGAGGTGCCGAACCGCTCCGGCCATCGGGGATTGCCACTGGACGACAACATCTCGCATCTGCACTTCTTTTCTCCGTCGTCGCTCCTGCGATTGCTCTCAAATGGCGGCTTCGAGGCGCAGGCCGTAGCAACCGGCGCCCGGCTGGATGCCAGATATGCCGACTCTCTCAGAATTATGGCGAGGCGCTTCGCCCCACCGCAACCGGACAGAACGTTATTGAGCGCAGACCCGGCATTCGCTCACGAAGGCAGTATCGTGGTTTGGGGGGCAGGCAGTGTCGCACTGGAAGTGCTGGCGAACTTTCTGGATCCGGCAAAGATCGACTTCTTCATAGACAAAAACCCGGCAAAATACGGGTCGATGTGCTTGGGTAAGCTCGTCAAGGCTCCTGCGGCACTCGGGAGCACACCTCGCACCATACTGATCGCCAGCGTCGATTTCGGCGAGGAAATCAGCCGAGAAATACTGCGACTCTATCCAGACGCAGGTCACAGACTCATTCTTGTGAGCGAGATACTTGACCGAGGACTGGACGGCATAAAGCGTTGA
- a CDS encoding thiamine pyrophosphate-binding protein — protein MRVADYIALRLADAGLSHVFMVTGGGAMHLNDAFGRQKRLATVCFHHEQGCAMAADGYARLGGKAAILNVTTGPGGINALNGVFGAYTDSLPMIVVSGQVRRETIAGNFPIGLRQLGDQEVDIVRMVDGITKYAVTVQDASRIRYELELAIHLATSGRPGPVWIDVPIDIQGSQVDPETLEGFDPATGQDRIAAITPTEAGALDGDALRQAARQVVELLRGAERPCILPGTGVRIAGCADLFLDVAARIGAPVATAFNAHDLMANDHPLYAGRPGTVGDRPGNFAVQNADFLLVLGCRLNIRQISYNWDSFARAAHVAMVDIDRAELAKPTLSIDLPIHADLTAFLTVLREELAGYQRPAAHADYVAWCRERLARYPVVLPDYRKNTGTLNPYCFADSLFGAITDDDVVVTGDGTACVVTFQAADIKAGQRLFSNSGSASMGYDVPAAIGAYYANSGRRVISLAGDGSIMMNLQELQTIAGLGLPVKVFVLNNNGYLSIRQTQENYFPDSIIGCGPESGVTFPDFVKLGAALGFGVRRIEHPGDLDRGIAATLAAEGPQLCEVMLDPGQGFAPKLSSRKLADGRMVTSPLEDMAPFLSREELAENMVIPLLEP, from the coding sequence ATGCGCGTTGCCGACTATATCGCCCTCCGCCTCGCCGATGCGGGGCTGAGCCATGTGTTCATGGTGACGGGCGGCGGCGCCATGCACCTCAACGACGCCTTCGGCCGCCAGAAGCGGCTGGCGACCGTGTGCTTCCACCACGAGCAGGGCTGCGCCATGGCGGCCGACGGCTATGCCCGGCTGGGCGGCAAGGCGGCAATCCTGAACGTGACCACCGGCCCCGGCGGCATCAACGCGCTGAACGGCGTGTTCGGCGCCTATACGGACAGCCTGCCGATGATCGTGGTGTCGGGGCAGGTGCGCCGCGAGACCATTGCCGGCAACTTCCCGATCGGCCTGCGCCAGCTGGGCGACCAGGAGGTCGACATTGTCCGCATGGTGGACGGCATCACCAAATATGCGGTGACGGTGCAGGACGCCTCGCGCATCCGTTATGAACTGGAGCTGGCGATCCATCTGGCCACGTCGGGCCGGCCCGGGCCGGTCTGGATCGACGTGCCGATCGACATCCAGGGCTCCCAGGTCGATCCGGAGACGCTGGAAGGCTTCGACCCCGCCACGGGACAGGACCGGATCGCCGCCATCACCCCGACGGAAGCGGGCGCCCTGGACGGCGACGCGCTGCGTCAGGCCGCGCGGCAGGTCGTCGAACTGCTGCGCGGCGCCGAACGCCCGTGCATCCTGCCGGGAACCGGCGTGCGCATCGCCGGTTGCGCCGACCTGTTCCTCGACGTCGCGGCGCGGATCGGCGCACCCGTCGCCACCGCGTTCAATGCCCACGACCTGATGGCCAACGACCATCCGCTCTATGCCGGCCGGCCCGGCACCGTCGGCGACCGGCCCGGCAACTTCGCGGTGCAGAACGCCGACTTCCTGCTGGTGCTGGGCTGCCGGCTGAACATCCGCCAGATCAGCTACAATTGGGACTCGTTCGCCCGCGCCGCTCATGTGGCCATGGTCGACATCGACCGGGCCGAACTGGCAAAGCCCACCCTGTCGATCGACCTGCCCATCCACGCCGACCTGACCGCATTCCTGACCGTCCTGCGCGAGGAACTGGCCGGATACCAGCGGCCGGCCGCCCACGCCGATTACGTGGCGTGGTGCAGGGAAAGGCTGGCGCGCTATCCGGTGGTGCTGCCCGACTACCGCAAGAATACCGGCACGCTGAACCCCTATTGCTTCGCCGACAGCCTGTTCGGCGCCATCACCGACGACGACGTGGTGGTGACCGGCGACGGCACCGCCTGCGTCGTCACCTTCCAGGCCGCCGACATCAAGGCCGGCCAGCGGCTGTTCTCCAATTCGGGCAGCGCCTCCATGGGCTATGACGTGCCGGCGGCCATCGGCGCGTATTACGCCAACAGCGGCAGGCGGGTGATCAGCCTGGCGGGCGACGGCAGCATCATGATGAACCTGCAGGAGTTGCAGACCATCGCCGGCCTCGGCTTGCCGGTGAAGGTGTTCGTGCTGAACAACAACGGCTATCTGTCGATCCGCCAGACCCAGGAGAACTATTTCCCCGACAGCATCATCGGCTGCGGCCCCGAGAGCGGCGTGACCTTTCCCGATTTCGTCAAGCTGGGCGCGGCGCTGGGCTTTGGCGTGCGCCGCATCGAGCACCCCGGCGACCTGGACCGGGGCATCGCCGCAACGCTCGCGGCCGAAGGGCCGCAGCTGTGCGAGGTGATGCTCGATCCCGGCCAGGGTTTCGCGCCCAAGCTGAGTTCGCGCAAGCTGGCCGATGGCCGCATGGTGACCTCGCCGCTTGAAGACATGGCCCCGTTCCTGTCGCGGGAGGAACTGGCCGAGAATATGGTCATTCCGTTGCTGGAGCCGTGA
- a CDS encoding N-acetylneuraminate synthase family protein translates to MKNAIFEDLFVLELANNHWGSLERGLKIIGDFGQVVRFNNVRASIKLQFRDVDSFVHKDHRQREDVRYIKKTVATQMPWDSLRAMVKAVRAQSMLSMVTPFDETSVDKAVEFGVDILKLASSDIRDWILIEKIAATRKPVIASTGGSSLRDMDDLITFFNRRGIPFALNHCVSIYPSHDSEIELNQIDFLKNRYPDNVIGFSTHEQTDWQFSVMMAYAKGARTFERHVDIDYQGVPVSPYCTLPEQADQWFKAFKKAQEMCGAPGTAKRIPPEKEVKYLNELVRGVYARADLPAGHVLTDEDVYLAIPLLKGQLSCRELMRGEVLRAPVTQDAPINLGDIDSPYSADSALRRMIDDRGVSPLPAEPDARLRLASKD, encoded by the coding sequence ATGAAGAATGCGATATTCGAGGACCTGTTCGTCCTCGAACTTGCCAATAACCATTGGGGGTCGCTCGAGCGGGGCCTGAAGATCATCGGCGACTTCGGCCAGGTGGTGCGCTTCAATAATGTCCGCGCGTCGATCAAGCTGCAATTCCGCGACGTCGACAGCTTCGTGCACAAGGACCACCGCCAGCGCGAGGACGTCCGCTACATCAAGAAGACCGTCGCCACCCAGATGCCTTGGGACTCGCTGCGCGCCATGGTCAAGGCGGTGCGCGCCCAGAGCATGCTGAGCATGGTGACGCCGTTCGACGAGACCTCGGTGGACAAGGCGGTGGAGTTCGGCGTCGACATCCTCAAGCTGGCGAGTTCGGACATCCGCGACTGGATCCTGATCGAGAAGATCGCCGCGACCCGCAAGCCGGTGATCGCCTCGACCGGCGGCTCGTCGCTGCGCGACATGGACGACCTGATCACCTTCTTCAACCGGCGCGGCATCCCCTTCGCGCTCAATCATTGCGTATCGATCTACCCGTCCCACGATTCCGAGATCGAGCTGAACCAGATCGACTTCCTGAAGAACCGCTATCCCGACAACGTCATCGGCTTCTCCACCCACGAACAGACCGACTGGCAGTTCTCGGTGATGATGGCCTATGCCAAAGGCGCGCGGACCTTCGAGCGCCATGTGGACATCGACTATCAGGGCGTGCCGGTATCGCCCTATTGCACCCTGCCCGAGCAGGCCGACCAGTGGTTCAAGGCATTCAAGAAGGCGCAGGAGATGTGCGGCGCACCCGGCACCGCCAAGCGCATTCCGCCGGAGAAGGAGGTCAAGTACCTCAACGAACTGGTGCGCGGCGTCTATGCCAGGGCCGACCTGCCGGCGGGCCATGTGCTGACCGACGAAGACGTGTATCTGGCGATCCCGCTGCTCAAGGGCCAGCTCTCGTGCCGCGAACTGATGCGCGGCGAGGTGCTGAGAGCGCCGGTGACACAGGACGCGCCGATCAACCTGGGCGATATCGACAGCCCCTATTCGGCGGATTCCGCACTTCGCAGGATGATCGACGACCGCGGCGTCTCGCCCCTGCCCGCCGAGCCGGACGCGCGCCTGCGGCTGGCGTCGAAGGACTGA
- a CDS encoding ATPase yields the protein MALGAELVKAGYIRPEDVELALERQRASGQPLGECLMAIGAITSEGLDSFFNYSVPPVVKIEDTGLNRFFVLDLMLKIMFSYGSETKRAVADEIKLPLAIVDKLMDLAYERRLVESMGATDQARLSSELRYGLSELGRTAAIRALELSNYAGPAPVTLEQFSAQAERQRIINDRVDTERLKKSLSRLTLPPGLVERLGPAVNSGRSLLLYGEPGNGKTSIAVAIADSFEQYIYVPYALAVGSQVINIYDPSLHQSISTDRDTQDAASEMPALFTPSGDPRWLRCHRPIAITGGELTMKMLDINYNEQLRYSEAPLHLKAVSGVLLIDDLGRQEARVEDILNRWVFPLERGIDFLTLHTGKKFAVPFGGLIIFSTNKPPSALVDEALLRRIPYKYYIGPPTMDEYIKIFKEVCEDANMKYSQELVDDLIRSFYPKYNLQLARFHPGFMIRHIMATYRYEGKSAELTRDVLFEAAEHLIVKD from the coding sequence GTGGCACTAGGCGCGGAACTGGTGAAGGCTGGCTATATCCGGCCCGAAGACGTTGAACTTGCACTTGAACGCCAGCGTGCCAGCGGCCAGCCGCTGGGCGAATGCCTGATGGCCATCGGCGCGATTACGAGCGAAGGGCTGGACAGCTTCTTCAATTATTCGGTGCCGCCTGTCGTCAAGATCGAGGACACCGGCCTGAACCGTTTCTTCGTGCTCGACCTGATGCTGAAGATCATGTTCTCGTATGGCAGCGAGACCAAGCGGGCCGTCGCCGACGAGATCAAGCTGCCGCTCGCCATCGTCGACAAACTCATGGACCTTGCCTATGAACGGCGGTTGGTGGAATCCATGGGTGCCACCGACCAGGCCCGCCTGTCGTCGGAATTGCGCTATGGCCTGAGCGAACTGGGCCGCACCGCGGCCATTCGCGCGCTCGAACTGTCCAACTATGCCGGTCCGGCGCCTGTCACCCTGGAACAATTCTCGGCCCAGGCCGAGCGCCAGCGCATCATCAACGACCGCGTCGACACGGAGCGGCTGAAAAAGTCGCTGTCACGCCTGACACTGCCGCCAGGTCTGGTCGAGCGTCTCGGCCCCGCCGTCAATTCCGGCCGCTCGCTGCTGCTTTACGGCGAGCCCGGCAACGGCAAGACCTCCATTGCCGTGGCGATCGCCGACAGCTTCGAGCAATATATCTATGTACCCTATGCGCTGGCGGTCGGCTCGCAGGTCATCAACATCTATGACCCGTCGCTGCATCAGTCCATTTCCACCGACCGGGACACGCAGGACGCCGCCTCGGAAATGCCGGCCCTGTTCACGCCGTCCGGGGATCCACGCTGGCTGCGCTGTCACCGGCCCATCGCCATTACCGGCGGCGAGCTGACCATGAAGATGCTGGACATCAACTACAACGAGCAGCTGCGCTACAGCGAGGCGCCCTTGCACCTGAAGGCGGTGAGCGGCGTGCTGCTGATCGACGATCTGGGCCGGCAGGAAGCACGCGTCGAGGACATCCTCAACCGCTGGGTATTTCCGCTGGAGCGCGGCATCGACTTCCTGACCCTGCATACCGGCAAGAAGTTCGCCGTGCCCTTTGGCGGGCTGATCATCTTCTCGACCAACAAGCCGCCCTCGGCGCTGGTGGACGAGGCCCTGCTGCGGCGCATCCCGTACAAATATTATATCGGGCCGCCGACGATGGACGAGTACATCAAGATATTCAAAGAGGTCTGTGAAGACGCGAACATGAAATATTCGCAGGAGCTGGTGGATGATCTGATCCGCAGCTTCTATCCGAAGTACAACCTGCAGCTTGCCCGGTTCCATCCCGGTTTCATGATCCGCCACATCATGGCGACCTACCGGTATGAGGGAAAAAGTGCGGAACTGACCCGGGACGTCTTGTTCGAGGCCGCCGAACACCTGATCGTCAAGGACTGA
- a CDS encoding ATP-binding protein: MLVTESLAGLDIGGAVVWGATAFVSLYLLITVRTLRILFGTISVVLIALGVGVQTGLIDIPGPTSNISRAFLAASSIPMLFAILLAVQYRNKSNIQGQQLAALNADNSRKSFLLTQAIEGLSEGLVIMDARKTVLYANRAARRYIDIGLFRDKFLEAARYVDPHTGAMLPKSKRPSTLALSGMTVLEEELLLALPNSEREVRLLESAVPLHAEDGKVDGAILWFRDITDERDLERRNRDIEQQLAQAQKLEAVGQLAGGIAHDFNNLLQVIMGNIDFLLEGKEADTSPDTRFLKQIKMAGDRGSQLTRRLLAFSKGQPDNPVSVDLNDLIQGVTPLLERTLGGKVKIDEILADGLGNTVIDPNAFENALLNLAVNARDAMPGGGILSITSRAVAVEEGGAETMPGLAPGRYIVLEVRDTGVGMSPEVRQHIFEPFYTTKAHDAGSGLGLAMVYSFVQRSGGTIRVDSEPGRGTVFTMWLPEVEAAAKPAAQSSVVAAMRKGEETVLVVDDDDDVRNMIVQMVESIGYKVYSKDNAVEGLLFLQRHPEVEILLTDVVMPGAYNGLQFADRAIKAKPDLRVVITTGYAEKFDKELSGMGDHASVLLKPFTKDDLAATVARQTPRAQAQVA, from the coding sequence ATGCTCGTCACTGAGTCCTTGGCTGGACTGGATATCGGCGGCGCCGTTGTCTGGGGCGCCACTGCCTTTGTCTCGCTTTACCTGCTGATTACGGTCCGAACCCTTCGGATCTTGTTCGGGACTATTTCGGTGGTGCTGATCGCTCTGGGCGTTGGCGTCCAGACCGGCCTGATCGACATTCCGGGCCCCACGTCGAATATCAGCCGGGCATTTCTGGCCGCCAGCAGCATTCCCATGCTGTTCGCGATCCTGCTGGCGGTGCAGTACCGCAACAAGTCCAACATCCAGGGCCAGCAGCTGGCCGCGCTCAATGCCGACAATTCCCGCAAGAGTTTCCTGCTGACCCAGGCGATCGAAGGCCTCAGCGAAGGCCTGGTCATCATGGACGCGCGCAAGACCGTGCTCTATGCCAACCGGGCAGCCCGCCGCTACATCGATATCGGCCTGTTCCGAGACAAGTTCCTCGAGGCGGCCCGGTATGTGGACCCGCATACGGGCGCCATGCTGCCCAAGAGCAAGCGGCCGTCGACGCTCGCCCTTTCCGGAATGACGGTGCTGGAGGAGGAACTGCTCCTCGCTCTGCCGAATTCCGAACGCGAAGTCAGGCTGCTCGAATCGGCGGTGCCGCTCCATGCCGAGGACGGCAAGGTGGATGGCGCCATCCTGTGGTTCCGCGACATCACCGACGAACGGGATCTGGAGCGCAGGAACCGCGATATCGAACAGCAGCTCGCGCAGGCCCAGAAGCTGGAGGCGGTTGGCCAGTTGGCCGGCGGCATTGCCCACGACTTCAACAATTTGTTGCAGGTGATCATGGGCAACATCGACTTCCTGCTCGAGGGCAAGGAGGCCGATACATCGCCGGACACCCGGTTCCTGAAGCAGATCAAGATGGCGGGCGATCGCGGCTCGCAGCTGACCCGGCGCCTGCTCGCGTTCTCCAAGGGCCAGCCCGACAACCCCGTGTCCGTAGACCTCAACGATCTGATCCAGGGCGTCACGCCGCTTCTGGAGCGGACCCTGGGCGGCAAGGTCAAGATCGACGAGATCCTGGCCGATGGTCTGGGCAACACGGTGATCGACCCGAACGCCTTCGAGAACGCGCTGCTCAACCTGGCCGTGAATGCGCGCGACGCCATGCCCGGCGGCGGCATTCTGAGCATCACCAGCCGCGCCGTCGCCGTCGAGGAAGGCGGCGCCGAGACGATGCCTGGCCTGGCGCCGGGCCGCTATATCGTGCTCGAGGTTCGCGACACCGGCGTGGGCATGTCCCCGGAGGTCAGGCAGCACATCTTCGAGCCGTTCTATACCACCAAGGCCCATGACGCGGGCAGCGGCCTGGGACTGGCCATGGTTTACAGCTTCGTCCAGCGCTCGGGCGGCACGATCCGGGTCGACAGCGAGCCTGGCCGCGGCACCGTCTTTACCATGTGGCTGCCAGAGGTCGAGGCCGCCGCCAAGCCGGCTGCGCAATCATCCGTCGTTGCCGCCATGCGAAAGGGTGAGGAGACCGTGCTCGTCGTCGATGATGACGACGATGTCCGCAACATGATCGTGCAGATGGTCGAGTCCATCGGTTACAAGGTTTACTCGAAGGACAACGCCGTCGAGGGCCTTCTATTCCTTCAGCGCCATCCCGAGGTGGAGATTCTGCTGACCGATGTGGTCATGCCCGGCGCCTACAATGGTCTGCAGTTCGCCGACCGTGCCATCAAGGCCAAGCCGGACCTTCGGGTCGTGATCACCACCGGCTATGCCGAGAAGTTCGACAAGGAACTCTCGGGCATGGGCGATCACGCCAGCGTTCTGCTGAAGCCCTTTACCAAGGACGACCTGGCGGCCACGGTTGCGCGCCAGACACCGCGCGCTCAAGCCCAGGTCGCCTGA
- a CDS encoding NAD-dependent epimerase/dehydratase family protein: MIPDGFSLFRNDLDYIGAGVRPLRGALAGASILVTGATGFFGMWLVEGLLWASTAHDLSLRVTMLSRDGPRFLAGRGRHLGVHPNLTVLSGDVASFDDHGHRFTHIIHAANEGAAGHAASRHIGTAIGGTRHIIDLAAAHGTEAVLLTSSGAVYRPLDPPSSGASAEGPAGAADYTVYRAVYAEAKRMTETMLAAGSEQHGFRAAIARCFAFTGAYLPLDGGQAMGNFVGDALAGRKIGVAGDGTAVRSYLYGADLAIWLLTVLVRGKSGRPYNVGGDEAMTVAELARLVSAAAGDTGVEIRGAAQPGATADIYLPDLTRSAGELGLRAGIPTRDAIRRTLDWYTVKRR; the protein is encoded by the coding sequence ATGATCCCCGACGGCTTCAGCCTGTTCAGGAACGACCTCGACTATATCGGCGCCGGTGTGCGCCCGCTGCGCGGCGCGCTGGCCGGCGCATCGATCCTGGTCACCGGCGCCACCGGCTTTTTCGGCATGTGGCTTGTCGAAGGCCTGTTATGGGCCAGCACGGCGCACGACCTGAGCCTTCGGGTAACGATGCTCAGCCGCGATGGACCTCGTTTTCTGGCCGGACGGGGCCGCCACCTGGGCGTCCACCCCAATCTCACGGTCCTGTCCGGCGACGTCGCATCGTTCGATGATCACGGCCACCGGTTCACCCATATCATCCATGCGGCCAACGAGGGTGCTGCCGGGCACGCCGCCAGCCGGCACATAGGAACTGCCATTGGCGGTACGCGCCATATCATCGATCTGGCTGCGGCGCACGGCACCGAGGCGGTGCTGCTGACCTCGTCCGGCGCCGTCTATCGCCCCCTGGACCCGCCATCGTCCGGCGCATCCGCTGAAGGACCGGCGGGCGCGGCGGATTACACCGTCTATCGTGCGGTCTATGCCGAAGCCAAGCGGATGACGGAGACCATGCTCGCGGCCGGCAGTGAACAGCACGGCTTCAGGGCGGCCATCGCCCGCTGCTTTGCCTTCACCGGCGCCTACCTGCCGCTCGACGGCGGGCAGGCCATGGGCAACTTCGTCGGTGACGCCCTTGCCGGCCGCAAGATCGGGGTGGCCGGCGACGGTACGGCGGTGCGCTCCTATCTGTACGGGGCCGATCTTGCCATCTGGCTGCTGACGGTTCTGGTCAGGGGAAAGAGCGGCCGGCCCTACAATGTGGGCGGCGACGAGGCGATGACGGTCGCGGAGCTGGCCCGCCTGGTGAGCGCGGCGGCAGGCGATACCGGCGTCGAGATACGCGGCGCGGCCCAGCCGGGCGCGACGGCGGACATCTACCTGCCGGACCTGACGCGAAGTGCGGGGGAACTTGGCCTGCGTGCCGGCATCCCGACCCGGGACGCCATCCGCCGAACGCTGGACTGGTATACTGTGAAACGGCGATAA